The Pantoea sp. Aalb genomic interval AATGGTCGTTATACTTATCTTGCTGCTTGGGGTGCAATAAATCGTACTAATGGTAATAATAAAAATAAAACTGAAGCTTTTATGGTAAAATTGCTTAAAAATGTAGAAGTATTTGACACTGGTGGTCGTGCTGCTAGTACTACTTTTGCTGAACATGGTTTAGGAGATGTTCTGATCAGCTTTGAATCTGAAGTCAATAATATTCATAATCAATATATCAAAGATCAATATGAAGTAATTGTCCCTAAAATAAACATTCTTGCTGAATTTCCAGTAACTTGGATAGATAAAAATGTCAAACATAATGGAACTATAGAAGTTGCCAAAGCCTATTTAAAATATCTTTATACATATGATGCTCAAAAAATTATTACTAGTTTTTATTATAGAGTTAATAATAATCGTATCATGGAAAAATACAAAAAAGTTTTTCCTCAAGTATTACTTTTTAATGTAAATGATACTTTTGGTGGATGGGATAATGTAATGAAAATTCATTTCTCTAATGGAGGTGAGTTAAGTAAATTACTAGCAATAGGACATAATTTATAATGTTTGTCCCAATAAGAAAAAATGTTTTACCTGGTTTTGGATTGAGTTTAGGTACTAGTCTTTTATTTATTTACTTAATTTTACTACTTCCTATTAGTGCACTAATAATGCAATTATCCAAAATTACTTTTTTACAATACTGGAAAATTATTACTAGTCCTCAATTAATTGCTGCCTATAAAATAACATTTTTATCAGCAGGTATAGCATCAGTTTTTAATGCATTTTTCGGTATGCTGATGGCTTGGATTTTAACACGCTATCGCTTTCCTGGTCGTACATTGCTTGATTATTTAATTGATTTACCATTTGCATTACCTACTGCAGTATCAGGTTTAACGTTAGCAGGACTATTTTCAATAAATGGATGGTACGGTCAATTCTTAAAGCCCCTTAATATTAAGGTATCATATACCTGGCTTGGTATTGTAGTAGCTATGCTTTTTACTAGTATTCCTTTTGTAGTTCGTACTGTACAACCAGTATTAGAAGAATTAAGTTTAGAATATGAAGAAGCTGCACAAACTTTAGGTGCAAGTTCATGGCAAATATTTCGTAGGG includes:
- the cysP gene encoding thiosulfate ABC transporter substrate-binding protein CysP, which gives rise to MTLIVLRKFLASIILSLIIVQAVQATSLLNSSYDVARELFSALNVNFKQQWDIIHPHNKLIIRQSHAGSSKQALAILQGLHADVVTYDQVTDVQVLHTIGNLIPSNWQNRLPNNSSPFYSTMAFLVRKGNPKHIYDWLDLVRNNVKLIFPNPMTSGNGRYTYLAAWGAINRTNGNNKNKTEAFMVKLLKNVEVFDTGGRAASTTFAEHGLGDVLISFESEVNNIHNQYIKDQYEVIVPKINILAEFPVTWIDKNVKHNGTIEVAKAYLKYLYTYDAQKIITSFYYRVNNNRIMEKYKKVFPQVLLFNVNDTFGGWDNVMKIHFSNGGELSKLLAIGHNL
- the cysT gene encoding sulfate/thiosulfate ABC transporter permease CysT; translated protein: MFVPIRKNVLPGFGLSLGTSLLFIYLILLLPISALIMQLSKITFLQYWKIITSPQLIAAYKITFLSAGIASVFNAFFGMLMAWILTRYRFPGRTLLDYLIDLPFALPTAVSGLTLAGLFSINGWYGQFLKPLNIKVSYTWLGIVVAMLFTSIPFVVRTVQPVLEELSLEYEEAAQTLGASSWQIFRRVILPELAPALLSGTVLSFIRSLGEFGTVIFIAGNIAWKTEVISLMIFMRLQEFDYITASAIASVILAVSLLLLFIINSLQSNFGYRLGN